From Nocardioides daedukensis, the proteins below share one genomic window:
- a CDS encoding zinc-ribbon domain-containing protein, protein MNNPVCSNCGAPLDPTAAACSRCGMPMSQMPGQSHDQPNDQPQGQQPSPGQGYAGQGYGGQGYGGQGPEGQAYGSQGHQGQAYGGPAYGSQGPAHGGQAYGNQGYGVGYAQGYPQGQPGAGMPGPEGPGRRKPWLVPAIIAGVLVLIGAAVLIVVLLTNGDDDDKSDGPKNDPTAQATDGPTDEPTDGLTQTPTPAPVPTAPTPTTPTAPPTNGGDLSLRSAPVGSDEEQIKQLTEEFSAWYSSVTSGGDTTCSEMDQFFLEPEDSDVKGCASASTLDAKFKFDITDIKVSGDTATGTMNSTITVGGSTPQSSSDDVKLAKRDGYWFFDE, encoded by the coding sequence ATGAACAACCCCGTCTGCTCCAACTGCGGAGCCCCCCTCGACCCGACGGCTGCTGCCTGCAGCCGGTGCGGGATGCCGATGAGCCAGATGCCGGGCCAGTCCCATGACCAGCCCAATGACCAGCCCCAGGGCCAACAGCCCTCCCCCGGCCAGGGGTATGCCGGTCAGGGGTACGGCGGCCAGGGGTATGGCGGCCAGGGGCCAGAGGGTCAGGCCTACGGGAGCCAGGGTCACCAGGGTCAGGCGTACGGCGGGCCGGCGTACGGCAGCCAGGGTCCGGCCCATGGCGGCCAGGCCTACGGCAACCAGGGTTACGGCGTCGGCTACGCACAGGGTTATCCGCAGGGACAGCCTGGAGCCGGGATGCCCGGCCCAGAGGGCCCCGGTCGACGCAAGCCGTGGCTGGTGCCTGCGATCATCGCGGGCGTCCTCGTCCTGATCGGTGCGGCCGTGCTGATCGTCGTCCTGCTCACCAACGGCGATGACGACGACAAGTCGGACGGCCCCAAGAACGACCCCACGGCTCAGGCCACCGACGGGCCGACCGATGAGCCGACCGACGGGCTCACCCAGACACCCACCCCGGCCCCGGTTCCCACCGCACCGACACCGACGACACCGACGGCACCGCCGACGAACGGTGGCGACCTGTCCCTTCGCTCCGCTCCGGTCGGCAGCGACGAGGAACAGATCAAGCAGCTGACCGAGGAGTTCAGCGCCTGGTACTCGTCCGTGACCAGCGGCGGGGACACCACCTGCTCCGAGATGGACCAGTTCTTCCTGGAACCCGAGGACAGCGACGTGAAGGGTTGCGCGTCGGCATCGACGCTCGATGCCAAGTTCAAGTTCGACATCACCGACATCAAGGTCAGCGGCGACACCGCCACCGGAACCATGAACAGCACCATCACGGTTGGCGGCTCGACACCTCAGTCGAGCTCGGACGACGTGAAGCTGGCCAAGCGCGACGGATACTGGTTCTTCGACGAGTGA
- the ilvC gene encoding ketol-acid reductoisomerase: MAEMFYDDDADLSLIQGKNVAVIGYGSQGHAHALNLRDSGVDVRIGLQPGSKSRAKAEEEGLRVLTPAEATEESDVIVILAPDQHQRKLYAEEIAPNLTEGDTLVFGHGFNIRFGYITAPEGVDVIMVAPKAPGHTVRREYVAGRGIPDIIAVEQDASGQAWDLAKSYAKAIGGTRAGVIKTTFTEETETDLFGEQAVLCGGMSHLVQAGFETLTEAGYQPEIAYFEVLHELKLIVDLMWEGGIAKQRWSISDTAEYGDYVSGPRVIDPSVKENMKAVLADIQSGAFAQRFIDDQDNGAKEFNELREKEAAHPIEVTGKTLRGHFAWQQQDKDYTEGSAAR, encoded by the coding sequence GTGGCTGAGATGTTCTACGACGACGACGCCGACCTGTCCCTGATCCAGGGCAAGAACGTCGCGGTCATCGGCTACGGCAGCCAGGGCCACGCCCACGCGCTGAACCTGCGTGACTCCGGTGTGGACGTCCGCATCGGCCTGCAGCCGGGCTCGAAGAGCCGCGCGAAGGCCGAGGAGGAGGGCCTGCGCGTCCTGACGCCCGCCGAGGCCACCGAAGAGTCCGATGTCATCGTGATCCTCGCCCCGGACCAGCACCAGCGGAAGCTCTATGCCGAGGAGATCGCACCCAACCTGACCGAGGGCGACACCCTGGTCTTCGGCCACGGCTTCAACATCCGCTTCGGCTACATCACCGCCCCCGAGGGCGTCGACGTGATCATGGTCGCCCCCAAGGCGCCGGGTCACACCGTGCGTCGCGAGTACGTCGCCGGGCGCGGCATCCCGGACATCATCGCCGTGGAGCAGGACGCGTCCGGCCAGGCCTGGGACCTCGCGAAGTCCTACGCCAAGGCGATCGGCGGCACCCGCGCCGGCGTCATCAAGACCACCTTCACCGAGGAGACCGAGACCGACCTGTTCGGTGAGCAGGCCGTTCTCTGCGGTGGCATGTCGCACCTCGTGCAGGCCGGATTCGAGACCCTGACCGAGGCCGGCTACCAGCCCGAGATCGCCTACTTCGAGGTGCTCCACGAGCTCAAGCTGATCGTCGACCTGATGTGGGAGGGCGGCATCGCCAAGCAGCGCTGGTCGATCTCCGACACCGCGGAGTACGGCGACTACGTCTCCGGCCCGCGGGTCATCGACCCGTCGGTGAAGGAGAACATGAAGGCCGTCCTGGCCGACATCCAGAGCGGTGCGTTCGCGCAGCGCTTCATCGATGACCAGGACAACGGTGCCAAGGAGTTCAACGAGCTCCGCGAGAAGGAGGCCGCGCACCCGATCGAGGTCACCGGCAAGACCCTGCGTGGTCACTTCGCCTGGCAGCAGCAGGACAAGGACTACACCGAGGGCTCCGCCGCGCGCTGA
- a CDS encoding GNAT family N-acetyltransferase: protein MNELRTNEFDQPIGPAVEGWATAPFPDVTAMQGTWCRVEPLLREHADELYDELCGPGNESLWTYLGVGPFADRGEFADHIEARADATDSVTVVVRDREGRACGIASYLRVDRVNGSVEVGSITLGPRLQRTAAATEAQYLLANHVFGLGYRRYEWKCDALNEPSRRAAERLGFTHEGTFRHAVVYKGRSRDTAWFSIIDDEWPSLAQALRAWLDESNQPDGSQLKSLEGVRASL from the coding sequence GTGAATGAGTTGCGCACCAATGAGTTCGACCAGCCGATCGGGCCCGCCGTGGAGGGCTGGGCCACAGCGCCGTTTCCCGACGTCACCGCGATGCAAGGCACGTGGTGCCGCGTCGAGCCGCTGCTGCGCGAGCACGCCGACGAGTTGTACGACGAGCTGTGCGGCCCCGGGAACGAGTCCCTGTGGACCTATCTCGGCGTCGGCCCCTTCGCCGATCGGGGCGAGTTCGCCGATCACATCGAGGCCCGTGCCGACGCCACCGACTCGGTGACCGTGGTGGTCCGGGACCGTGAGGGCCGGGCCTGCGGGATCGCCAGCTATCTGCGCGTCGACCGGGTGAACGGATCGGTGGAGGTCGGCTCGATCACCCTCGGGCCCCGCCTGCAGCGCACCGCTGCCGCGACCGAGGCTCAGTATCTCCTCGCCAACCACGTCTTCGGGCTCGGCTACCGGCGCTATGAGTGGAAGTGCGACGCGCTCAACGAGCCGTCGCGACGCGCTGCCGAGCGCCTCGGCTTCACCCACGAGGGAACGTTCCGCCACGCCGTGGTCTACAAGGGGCGTTCGCGCGACACTGCCTGGTTCTCGATCATCGACGACGAGTGGCCGTCGCTGGCGCAGGCGCTGCGTGCCTGGCTCGACGAGTCGAACCAGCCGGACGGATCCCAGCTGAAGTCGCTGGAGGGTGTCCGCGCGTCGCTGTGA
- the ilvN gene encoding acetolactate synthase small subunit, with translation MSKHTLSVLVENKPGVLARIAGLFSRRGFNIDSLAVGPTESPDVSRMTIVVSVEQSPLEQVTKQLNKLVEVIKIVELDTGASVSRELVLVKVRADTETRGHVLDAVQLFKAKVIDVAPDALTIQVTGNADKLADFLRVLEPFGIRELVQSGMVAIGRGSRSISERNLRPVAVPAPPPVAG, from the coding sequence ATGAGCAAGCACACCCTGTCCGTCCTGGTCGAGAACAAGCCGGGCGTCCTGGCCCGCATCGCCGGGCTCTTCAGCCGTCGTGGCTTCAACATCGACAGCCTCGCGGTCGGCCCGACCGAGAGCCCGGACGTCTCCCGGATGACCATCGTGGTCAGCGTCGAGCAGAGCCCGCTCGAGCAGGTCACCAAGCAGCTGAACAAGCTGGTCGAGGTGATCAAGATCGTCGAGCTCGACACCGGGGCCTCGGTCTCGCGCGAGCTGGTGCTGGTCAAGGTCCGCGCCGACACCGAGACCCGCGGCCACGTGCTGGACGCCGTCCAGCTGTTCAAGGCCAAGGTCATCGACGTGGCTCCCGACGCCCTGACCATCCAGGTCACCGGCAACGCCGACAAGCTGGCCGACTTCCTCCGGGTGCTCGAGCCGTTCGGCATCCGGGAGCTGGTCCAGTCCGGGATGGTCGCGATCGGTCGGGGTTCCCGCTCGATCTCCGAGCGCAACCTGCGCCCGGTCGCCGTACCGGCTCCGCCGCCGGTCGCCGGCTGA
- a CDS encoding ABC transporter substrate-binding protein produces MSQPLRTVVALTSLCLALSGCGLVKDDDSASVKGDGYYPVTVENCGASVTIRSEPERLVLLKNSDVPILDALGVLDRTVAKAGAFPSGYYDDVTAAALEEVPSLTSKSDASGHLQISKEVVIGAEPDLVFGEVENLSRETLREVRIDLLENPGLCGEGLTDPGFDDVHAQIALLGKVFNREAEATRAVARMEAEVSALEGRAANMPARTAAVLYPTIAGGTTYAYGARSMAHPQLEAAGFENVFASQRERVFEVSMETLLAKNPDVLILLHPNGDPKKVEQAVTDLPGANTLTAVRNGDVMTQLFNYTEPPSPLAVAGLEKIIERFGEDR; encoded by the coding sequence ATGTCCCAGCCCCTGCGCACCGTTGTCGCACTCACCTCACTGTGCCTGGCCCTGTCCGGGTGCGGCCTCGTGAAGGACGACGACTCCGCCAGCGTCAAGGGTGACGGCTACTACCCCGTGACGGTGGAGAACTGCGGAGCCTCGGTGACGATCAGGTCCGAGCCCGAGCGCCTGGTGTTGCTGAAGAACTCGGACGTACCGATCCTCGACGCCCTGGGTGTCCTCGACCGTACTGTCGCCAAGGCCGGCGCGTTCCCTTCCGGCTACTACGACGACGTAACAGCGGCCGCACTGGAGGAGGTTCCGTCGCTGACCAGCAAGAGTGACGCCAGTGGTCACCTGCAGATCTCCAAGGAAGTCGTGATCGGCGCCGAGCCGGACCTCGTCTTCGGCGAGGTCGAGAACCTCAGCAGGGAGACTCTGCGCGAAGTCAGGATCGACCTGCTCGAGAACCCTGGGCTGTGCGGTGAGGGCCTGACCGATCCCGGCTTCGACGACGTCCATGCCCAGATCGCGCTGCTCGGCAAGGTGTTCAACCGCGAGGCCGAGGCGACCAGGGCCGTGGCCAGGATGGAGGCGGAGGTCAGCGCCCTCGAGGGGCGTGCTGCCAACATGCCCGCACGGACCGCCGCGGTGCTCTATCCGACCATCGCAGGCGGCACCACGTATGCCTATGGCGCCCGCAGCATGGCCCACCCCCAGCTCGAGGCAGCCGGGTTCGAGAACGTCTTCGCGAGCCAGCGTGAGCGGGTCTTCGAGGTCTCCATGGAGACCCTGCTCGCGAAGAACCCCGACGTCCTCATACTGCTCCATCCCAACGGCGACCCGAAGAAGGTCGAGCAGGCAGTCACCGACCTGCCGGGCGCCAACACCCTCACCGCCGTGCGCAACGGCGACGTGATGACCCAGTTGTTCAACTACACCGAGCCACCGTCTCCGCTGGCTGTTGCCGGGCTCGAGAAGATCATCGAGCGGTTCGGGGAAGACCGATGA
- a CDS encoding DsbA family oxidoreductase — protein sequence MRIDVWSDVVCPWCYIGKRRLETALEGFEHSDEVEVVWHSYELDPSAPSVPSETMAEVLAKKYGGGVEGAKQMMNQVETVAAEEGLRYRLSENLRVNTVDAHRVLHLALHDGGIALQSALKEALLREHFEELRNVADHDTLVEIAVAVGLDAARVREVLDGKEFLDEVHADVAQARAYGATGVPFFVIDEKYGISGAQPAQVFSQAIEQAWNESRPTLKMVDADGEACGPDGCAI from the coding sequence ATGCGAATTGATGTGTGGTCCGACGTCGTGTGTCCGTGGTGCTACATCGGCAAGCGCCGTCTCGAGACGGCCCTCGAGGGCTTCGAGCACTCGGACGAGGTCGAGGTCGTCTGGCACTCCTACGAGCTCGACCCGAGCGCGCCGAGCGTGCCCAGCGAGACCATGGCCGAGGTGCTCGCCAAGAAGTACGGCGGCGGCGTCGAGGGCGCGAAGCAGATGATGAACCAGGTGGAGACCGTCGCGGCCGAGGAAGGGTTGCGCTACCGGCTCTCGGAGAACCTGCGGGTCAACACCGTCGATGCGCACCGGGTGCTCCACCTTGCGCTCCACGACGGAGGAATCGCACTGCAGTCGGCCCTGAAGGAGGCGTTGCTGCGCGAGCACTTCGAGGAGCTCCGCAACGTGGCCGATCACGACACGCTCGTGGAGATCGCCGTCGCCGTCGGCCTGGACGCGGCTCGCGTCCGAGAGGTCCTGGACGGCAAGGAATTCCTCGACGAGGTGCACGCAGACGTCGCGCAGGCCCGGGCCTACGGAGCGACTGGTGTCCCGTTCTTCGTCATCGACGAGAAGTACGGCATCTCCGGCGCCCAGCCGGCCCAGGTGTTCTCCCAGGCGATCGAGCAGGCGTGGAACGAGTCCCGGCCCACCCTGAAGATGGTCGACGCCGACGGCGAGGCCTGCGGTCCCGACGGATGCGCGATCTGA
- a CDS encoding acetolactate synthase large subunit — translation MAEQDSGGGAGTQVTGAQSLIKSLESAGVENIFGIPGGAILPAYDPLFDSRIRHILVRHEQGAGHAAQGYAAATGKVGVCMATSGPGATNLVTPIADAHMDSTPMVAVTGQVGAASIGTDAFQEADIRGITMPITKHNFLVTDPAEIPRTIAEAFHIASTGRPGPVLVDVAKSALQAMTSFNWPTELNLPGYRPVTRPHSKQIREASRLILESRRPVLYVGGGVIRSGAAKELRVLAEATGIPVVTTLMARGAFPDSHVQHLGMPGMHGTVAAVAGLQKSDLIISLGARFDDRVTGNLDSFAPGAKVIHADIDPAEIGKNRHVDVPIVGDCREVIADLILALNAESEQGNQGDYEAWVAFLAGIKKQYPLAYDAPANGLAPQYVLERLSKISGPESIYVSGVGQHQMWAAQFIGYEHPNTWINSGGLGTMGFSVPAAMGAKVGMPDTTVWSIDGDGCFQMTNQELATCAINDIPIKVALINNESLGMVRQWQTLFYNERYSNTDLHSKRIPDFVKLAEAYGCVGLACETPEDVDATIEKAMSINDQPVVVDFRVHRDAMVWPMVAAGTSNDEIKYARDLAPQFDENDL, via the coding sequence ATGGCCGAGCAGGACAGCGGAGGGGGCGCCGGGACCCAGGTCACCGGAGCGCAGAGCCTTATCAAGTCGCTGGAGAGCGCGGGGGTAGAGAACATCTTCGGCATCCCAGGGGGTGCCATCCTGCCGGCCTACGACCCACTCTTCGACTCCCGGATCCGGCACATCCTGGTCCGCCACGAGCAGGGCGCCGGTCACGCCGCCCAGGGGTACGCCGCGGCCACCGGCAAGGTGGGCGTCTGCATGGCGACCTCGGGCCCGGGAGCGACCAACCTGGTCACCCCGATCGCCGACGCGCACATGGACTCCACGCCGATGGTGGCCGTCACCGGACAGGTCGGGGCCGCCTCCATCGGCACCGACGCCTTCCAGGAGGCGGACATCCGTGGCATCACGATGCCGATCACCAAGCACAACTTCCTGGTCACCGACCCGGCCGAGATCCCGCGCACCATCGCCGAGGCCTTCCACATCGCCTCGACGGGGCGTCCCGGCCCGGTGCTCGTCGATGTCGCCAAGTCGGCGCTGCAGGCGATGACGTCCTTCAACTGGCCCACCGAGCTGAACCTGCCGGGCTATCGACCGGTGACCCGCCCGCACAGCAAGCAGATCCGCGAGGCCTCGCGCCTGATCCTCGAGTCGCGTCGCCCGGTCCTCTACGTCGGTGGCGGAGTGATCCGCTCGGGTGCTGCCAAGGAGCTGCGCGTCCTGGCCGAGGCCACCGGGATTCCCGTGGTCACCACGCTGATGGCCCGCGGCGCCTTCCCGGACAGCCACGTGCAGCACCTCGGCATGCCCGGCATGCACGGCACCGTCGCTGCGGTGGCCGGCCTGCAGAAGAGCGACCTGATCATCAGCCTCGGTGCCCGCTTCGACGACCGGGTCACCGGCAACCTGGACTCCTTCGCCCCCGGTGCCAAGGTGATCCACGCCGACATCGACCCGGCCGAGATCGGCAAGAACCGACACGTGGACGTCCCGATCGTCGGTGACTGCCGCGAGGTGATCGCGGACCTGATCCTCGCCCTGAACGCCGAGTCCGAGCAGGGCAACCAGGGTGACTACGAGGCATGGGTGGCCTTCCTGGCCGGTATCAAGAAGCAGTACCCGCTGGCCTACGACGCCCCCGCCAACGGCCTCGCGCCGCAGTACGTCCTCGAGCGGCTCAGCAAGATCTCGGGTCCCGAGTCGATCTATGTCTCCGGCGTCGGCCAGCACCAGATGTGGGCCGCGCAGTTCATCGGCTACGAGCACCCCAACACGTGGATCAACTCTGGCGGCCTCGGCACGATGGGCTTCTCGGTCCCCGCGGCGATGGGCGCCAAGGTCGGCATGCCCGACACCACCGTGTGGTCGATCGACGGTGACGGCTGCTTCCAGATGACCAACCAGGAGCTGGCCACCTGCGCGATCAACGACATCCCGATCAAGGTCGCGCTGATCAACAACGAGTCGCTCGGCATGGTCCGCCAGTGGCAGACGCTGTTCTACAACGAGCGCTACTCGAACACCGACCTGCACAGCAAGCGGATCCCGGACTTCGTGAAGCTCGCGGAAGCCTACGGCTGTGTCGGCCTCGCCTGCGAGACGCCCGAGGACGTGGACGCCACCATCGAGAAGGCGATGTCGATCAACGACCAGCCCGTGGTCGTGGACTTCCGGGTCCACCGCGATGCGATGGTCTGGCCGATGGTCGCCGCTGGCACCAGCAACGACGAGATCAAGTACGCCCGCGACCTCGCGCCGCAGTTCGACGAGAACGACCTCTGA
- a CDS encoding 4a-hydroxytetrahydrobiopterin dehydratase, which yields MSEKLTNQQVLDLDLPGWRPLLGRLHTRISTRDFVTGLDLVNAIGAAAEAMNHHPDLDLRYGHVDVALSSHDVGGITERDVRLARTISLLADEGGMRSQPELPQALEIALDTADRSRLRPFWQAVYGMSVGGGGEEVVDPDGVLPTLWFQDTDAHEEPRQRFHLDVWVPIEVAAGRIAGAVAAGGTLVSDAEAPSFTVLADPDGNRVCICTNATR from the coding sequence ATGAGCGAGAAGCTGACCAATCAACAGGTGCTCGACCTCGACCTGCCTGGCTGGCGGCCGCTGCTGGGCCGGTTGCACACCCGGATCAGCACCCGTGACTTCGTCACCGGGTTGGACCTGGTGAACGCGATCGGTGCCGCCGCAGAGGCGATGAACCACCACCCGGACCTCGACCTGCGCTACGGCCACGTCGACGTGGCCCTGAGCAGCCACGACGTCGGGGGAATCACCGAGCGGGACGTGAGGTTGGCGCGCACGATCAGCCTGCTGGCCGACGAGGGCGGCATGCGCTCCCAGCCGGAGCTGCCTCAGGCACTGGAGATCGCTCTCGACACCGCCGACCGGTCGCGGCTCAGGCCGTTCTGGCAGGCGGTCTACGGCATGTCGGTGGGCGGCGGGGGAGAAGAGGTCGTCGACCCGGACGGCGTACTGCCCACCCTGTGGTTCCAGGACACGGACGCGCACGAGGAACCCCGGCAACGGTTCCACCTCGACGTCTGGGTGCCGATCGAGGTGGCTGCGGGGCGCATTGCCGGCGCCGTTGCAGCGGGTGGGACACTGGTCTCGGACGCGGAGGCGCCGAGCTTCACGGTGCTCGCGGATCCAGACGGCAACCGGGTCTGCATCTGTACCAACGCGACACGATGA
- a CDS encoding ABC transporter permease subunit gives MSTVARSTVQSDARSTVESGTRPPESAGRAVPVQHKPIPMTRVMWVELTKMFDTRSGFWLMASIGIVSLLATAAVILFAPDDELTYETFATAIGFPIAVILPIIALLSITSEWSQRTGLTTFTLLPRRSRVINAKLIVSVAVGIVSMFVALAIGALGNLVGTAIAGVDTTWNVSLYEFSLIVLANVLGMLIGSMLGVLIRNSAGAIVGYFVFNALLPTLFMTLGNLQEWFRDIWPWIDFSYAQGALFEGSPTGEEWARLAVTSTFWLILPMAVGLWLIRRSEVK, from the coding sequence ATGAGCACCGTTGCCCGATCCACTGTCCAGTCAGATGCCCGATCCACTGTCGAGTCAGGCACTCGCCCGCCCGAGTCCGCAGGTCGGGCCGTGCCCGTCCAGCACAAGCCGATCCCGATGACACGCGTGATGTGGGTCGAGCTGACCAAGATGTTCGACACCCGCTCCGGCTTCTGGCTGATGGCCAGCATCGGCATCGTCTCCCTGCTCGCCACCGCAGCGGTGATCCTCTTCGCTCCGGACGACGAGCTCACCTATGAGACGTTCGCGACCGCGATCGGCTTCCCGATCGCGGTCATCCTCCCGATCATCGCGTTGCTCTCGATCACGAGTGAATGGAGCCAGCGGACCGGGTTGACCACGTTCACCCTGCTCCCCCGGCGCTCTCGGGTGATCAACGCCAAGCTGATCGTTTCGGTCGCCGTCGGCATCGTCTCGATGTTCGTCGCGCTTGCGATCGGGGCGCTCGGGAACCTGGTCGGGACCGCGATTGCCGGGGTGGACACCACCTGGAACGTCAGCCTCTACGAGTTCTCGTTGATCGTGCTGGCCAACGTGCTCGGCATGCTCATCGGTTCCATGCTCGGGGTTCTCATCCGCAACTCCGCCGGTGCCATCGTGGGCTACTTCGTGTTCAACGCCCTGCTGCCGACGTTGTTCATGACCTTGGGCAACCTGCAGGAATGGTTCCGTGACATCTGGCCCTGGATCGACTTCTCCTACGCACAGGGCGCCCTGTTCGAGGGGTCCCCGACAGGCGAGGAGTGGGCCCGGCTGGCGGTCACCTCGACATTCTGGTTGATCCTGCCGATGGCGGTCGGTCTCTGGCTGATCCGCAGGTCCGAAGTGAAGTGA
- a CDS encoding FecCD family ABC transporter permease, with translation MVLLASALVGISVGSASLPLSDVLHIVGHHVFATPASITWSAPRDAIVWEVRVPRVLLAVLVGAGLSVCGVALQAMVRNMLADPYLLGVNSGASSGAAALILFGFGAGLGAHALPISAFLGALAASLLVFFIARSGGRVTSVRLLLAGVAVGYALYALTSFLIFASDSAEGARSVMFWLLGSLALASWGPPLAVMTLVVVATVALLALWSRQLDALSIGDETAHTLGVSPDRARVKMLVLVALCIGVVVAASGSIGFVGLVIPHVARRLVGSAHIRVIPVAALLGAILLVWADVLARTLFTPEELPVGIITAILGAPFLLVLIRRLHATSV, from the coding sequence GTGGTCCTGCTGGCATCCGCACTCGTTGGGATCTCGGTGGGGTCCGCCTCCCTGCCCCTCAGCGACGTCCTGCACATCGTGGGCCACCACGTCTTCGCCACCCCGGCTTCGATCACCTGGTCGGCGCCCCGCGACGCCATCGTCTGGGAGGTCAGGGTCCCCCGGGTGCTCCTGGCAGTGCTGGTGGGCGCCGGCCTGTCGGTGTGCGGGGTCGCACTTCAGGCGATGGTGCGCAACATGCTCGCCGACCCCTACCTGCTCGGGGTCAACTCGGGCGCCTCCAGCGGGGCTGCCGCCCTGATCCTCTTCGGGTTCGGTGCCGGCCTGGGTGCGCACGCGCTGCCGATCAGTGCCTTTCTCGGCGCACTCGCTGCGTCCCTCCTCGTGTTCTTCATCGCCCGCAGCGGTGGCCGCGTCACCTCGGTGCGACTCCTGCTCGCCGGCGTTGCCGTCGGCTATGCCCTCTACGCCCTCACCAGCTTCCTGATCTTCGCCTCCGACTCTGCCGAAGGCGCCCGCTCAGTGATGTTCTGGCTGCTCGGCTCCCTCGCGCTCGCCTCATGGGGGCCGCCACTCGCGGTGATGACACTCGTCGTCGTCGCGACCGTGGCACTGCTGGCCCTGTGGAGCCGACAACTGGACGCCCTCAGCATCGGCGACGAGACCGCACACACCCTGGGCGTCTCGCCCGATCGGGCGCGCGTCAAGATGCTGGTGCTGGTCGCACTGTGCATCGGGGTCGTGGTGGCCGCATCGGGGAGCATCGGCTTCGTCGGCCTGGTCATTCCGCATGTCGCCCGGCGTCTCGTCGGGTCAGCCCACATCCGCGTCATTCCGGTCGCAGCCCTGCTGGGCGCAATCCTGCTGGTCTGGGCCGACGTCTTGGCCAGGACCCTGTTCACCCCCGAGGAACTGCCTGTCGGGATCATCACCGCCATCCTCGGGGCGCCCTTTCTGCTCGTCCTGATCCGGCGTCTCCACGCCACGTCCGTCTGA
- a CDS encoding ABC transporter ATP-binding protein, with protein sequence MITVHSLTKSYRGFTAVNDVSFVARPGRVTGFLGPNGAGKSTTMRIMVGLTDATSGSATILGRHFADLPNPGREVGVLLDASAQHAGRTGREILAIAQRTMGLPVSRVDDMLDLVSLTERESQRRVKNYSLGMRQRLGIATALIGDPEVLILDEPANGLDPAGIRWMRDLLRGYANKGGTVLLSSHLLHEIEVIADDLVMIGNGRVVAEGTKAELLSAAGTVVRTPSSAALAQALRNAGIVVTQGTDGTLRTDAPADRVGEIALDARVPLTELRSADNAGLEEMFLELTADSQREGAAA encoded by the coding sequence ATGATCACAGTCCATTCCCTCACCAAGAGCTACCGCGGCTTCACCGCGGTCAATGATGTCTCCTTCGTGGCCCGACCGGGCCGCGTCACCGGGTTCCTGGGACCCAACGGCGCGGGCAAGTCCACCACCATGCGGATCATGGTCGGCCTCACCGACGCCACCTCCGGATCCGCCACCATCCTGGGTCGCCACTTCGCCGACCTACCGAACCCGGGCAGGGAGGTCGGCGTACTCCTCGATGCCTCGGCACAGCACGCCGGTCGCACCGGTCGCGAGATCCTGGCCATCGCCCAGCGCACGATGGGCCTGCCCGTCTCACGTGTCGACGACATGCTCGACCTGGTCAGCCTCACCGAGCGTGAGTCGCAACGCAGGGTGAAGAACTACTCGCTCGGGATGCGGCAGCGACTCGGCATCGCCACCGCCCTGATCGGCGACCCCGAGGTCCTGATCCTCGACGAACCAGCCAACGGGCTCGACCCCGCCGGCATCCGCTGGATGCGTGACCTGCTCCGTGGTTATGCCAACAAGGGCGGCACGGTGCTGCTCTCCAGCCACCTGCTGCACGAGATCGAGGTGATCGCGGACGACCTGGTGATGATCGGCAACGGTCGCGTCGTCGCCGAGGGCACCAAGGCCGAGCTGCTCAGCGCCGCCGGGACCGTCGTACGGACCCCCTCGTCGGCCGCCCTGGCCCAGGCCCTGCGCAACGCCGGGATCGTCGTCACCCAGGGCACCGACGGCACCCTGCGCACCGACGCGCCGGCCGACCGGGTCGGCGAGATCGCCCTCGACGCCCGTGTTCCGCTCACCGAGCTGCGCTCGGCCGACAACGCCGGCCTCGAGGAGATGTTCCTCGAACTCACCGCAGACAGCCAGCGAGAAGGAGCTGCAGCATGA